The stretch of DNA CAGTGTTGAGTGCGATGATACTTCCTTCTAATAACTTTGTTGGGCTTCTCTTCAGTGTAAGATCAGCAGACAGCGTGCTGTCATTGTAAGATCTGACAAACTTGAAGTCACTGGTGCGTGAGCCCGTTGTCAGGTATGCATCATAGTTATAAGAACTGCGCAGAGTTCCAGCCCCATCCACCTCTGCATAGTTGGGAGGGAAATACGCGCTGGGAATGGCGACTGCTCCATCAAACAACATTCTAGGCTTTCTACTGCGGCAGAACCTCACGGCCAGGATGAGAATAATGAAAGTCAGGAAGAAGGTGGAGATAGAGACCAGTGCGATGATCAAATAGGAAGTTAGTTTGGAACTATCCTCATAAGCCATGTCTTTCAGTTCTGGAATTTCAGCCAAGTTATCTGATATGAGAAAATATACATCacaggttgtagagagagagggctgtcccTTATCTTTCACTGATATAACAAGGTTCTGCTTCATACTGTCAGATTCAGAAATGTCCCGCTGGGCCCTGATCTCTCCACTGTGGAGACCAACAGTGAAAAGTCCCGGATCAGTCGATTTCACGATGTGATATGAAAGCCACGCGTTTTGTCCAGAGTCGGCATCCACAGCTATCACCTTGGAAACCAGGGACCCCGCCAGAGCAGCTTCGGGGACCATCTCAGTCATCAATGAGTTCCCTGCTGGAGCAGGGTATAATATCTGGGGAGAGTTATCATTCTCATCTGTTATGAAGACACTCACAGTCACGTTACTGCTGAGTGGAGGAGAACCATTGTCTCTGGCTACAACGTGGACCTTGAAGCTCCTAAACTGCTCATAATCAAATGCTCTCACAGCATGGATCACCCCCGTGTCTCCGTTAATGGATAAAAATGAGGACACCGGAACACCATTGACACCACTAGGCAATAGAGAATAGACCACTGTGCCGTTCTGTCTCCAGTCTGGGTCTCTGGCagtaacagaacacacagaggaGCCAGGTTTGTTATTTTCAGTCACATAGGCGCTGTAGGATTGCTCCTCAAACACTGGTGGATTGTCATTCACGTCTGATACAGACACATGAATAGTCTTCGAGGAGGATAAAGGTGGAGACCCCTCGTCAGTGGCAGTGATAGTTATGTTATAATCTGAAATGTTCTCTCGGTCTAATTCACTAGTTGTTACCAGAGAATAATAGTTTTTGATTGAGGGGTTTAGTTTGAAAGGAACATTTTGTTGAATGGAGCAGCGGACCTGTCTATTTCCCCCAGAGTCCTTATCCAATACATTTATGATGCCCACCTCTCTGCCAGGTAACAGGTTCTCTGGGATGGGATTGGTCAAGGATGTAAGAGATATCACTGGGGCGTTGTCATTAACATCTGTAATTTCTATGAATATTTTGGCAAAGGAAGTCAATCCCGAGCCATCTTTGGCTTTGATCCGCAATTCATGAATGGATTCTTCTTCAAAATCCATCTGTCCTGCTATCCTGATGTCTCCCGTTTTAGGGTCAagagaaaatgttttatttaattctTCTGAGATTGGTCCAAATCCGTACGTCACTTCTCCATTTGCCCCCTCGTCTGCATCGATGGCTGTTACAGTAACAACTAATGAACCTAATGGAGCATTTTCTGGTACACTGACCTTATAGACATTTTCGCTAAACACTGGTGTATTATCGTTAGCATCCAACACAGTGACGTGTATGACTACAGTACCAGATCTCTGTGGAGTCCCACCGTCAACAGCAGTAAGTATTAATGTCACCTCCTGCTTTTGTTCTCGATCTAACTCTGTGTCTAACACGAGCTCACCATACTTTTCAGAACCTGGGTTGGTATGAACAGCCAGGCTAAAATGGTCGTTCCTTTGTAGAGTGTAGCTTTGAACAGCGTTCAGTCCTATATCTGCATCATGAGCCGGATTCACCGAAAATCGAGCGCCTTTAACTGCTGACTCTCGGATATCAAACGTAACGCTGCCTTCCCCAAATTGTGGGCTATTGTCATTAATATCTTCTACCTGTAAGATTATGTTATGTAATTCTAAAGGATTTTCCAGAACCATCTCGTATTTTAAGGTGCATGAAATCCTCCTACCGCAAAGCTGCTCCCTGTCTATTATTTCAGCGATGACCATATCCCCAGTATTCAGATTGATTTCACAATAACGCTTGCTGCTACCTTGAACATCTAAACGAGCTTTCCGATATACAAGTCGTTTTGCATCCAGTCCCAGATCCTTGGCTATATTTCCGACAACAGATCCGCGTTTCATCTCCTCCAGAACAGAATAGTTAACGTCTCCATAGCTGGTGTGCAGCAGGATAAGAAACAAAGGCAGGCCGAACATCGATGCAGAGAACGAGAATCCCTTGTATTCCATTTTCAGGTAACACAACTCATTCCAATTAGGCCGATTAGTGTGGTAAAAATCAGTGCTACCCAACCGAAGAAACGTTTACAACCAGCAGATCAAAATGCACCACGTTAAAATGTTAAGCAGGAGACTTTTACACTGCAATAATGATGTCCCCTCCCTCACTGGAAATGTCAAGAATGGGTGGAGAGATTAATTATAAAGCTACTGCTGGTGAATAGCGACACTCCGTGTAGTTTCATAAAACTGCAGAAAATAGTTGTGCAAGTCTCTCGCCAATTGTATGGAGAAGATCTGCAACGCATAGGAAAACATGCCGGGTTGAATTGTTTTTAAAGATACATAATGGGACCCCTCATATCAACAGAGGTAGACTATTTCAAAATGCAGGATTGTAAAAACACGAATCCCCTTTTGTGTAACAGCCCATGTGAGTCAACATCTCAATCGAATGATCAATGGGCAAAGTAGTCTGTCCATGTAGTCTTCAAAAGACCATGCCAATAAAGTAATTCCAAATTGAATCACTGGAAAAGGGTCGTTTTGAAATCAGACCTTTCTTTCAAACATATTTTGACGTCTCTACCCATTATAGTTTTCGAAGGGGGAAAAAAGGCATTTAAAATCCGGTGTTTCTTTCAAACATAATCCACGTCTTTACCTATTGCCGTTTGTGCTGAAACGTACCGACGTGTTTTACTAAACCACAGTAAAATGGGATCAAGACGGGAAAATAAATACATCCTCAGAGATTATCAGTGATGAAAAATGGGACTGAATCAAATGACTGAAAGAGTACAGGAGACAAGACTGTTGTAATAATATTAGCCTAACACACAATAAAAGTAAGCTACCTATAGTTTCATATGATGGACTATGCAAAACggctaaataaacaaataaagcaTTTTCGTTTATCACAATGTCAAAGCTGTGAAATCTCACCTCGCACTCCCCCAAGGTGTTGAAAGTGATGATATTTTCTCCAAGAGGTTCATTTAAATTCTTCTTAAGTGTCTGGTCAGCAGGCAGCGTGCTGTCATTGTAAGATCTGACAAACTTGAAGTCACTGGTGCGTGAGCCCGTTGTCATGTATGCGTCATAATTGTAAGAACTACGGAGAGTTCCAGCTGCATCCACCTCTGCATAGTTGGGAGGTAGATACGCGCTGGGAATGGCGACTGCTCCATCAAACAACATTCTAGGCTTTCTACTGCGGCAGAACCTCACGGCCAGGATGAGAATAATGAAAGTCAGGAAAAAGGTGGAGACTGAGACCAGACCAACGATCAAATAGGAAGTTAGTTTGGAACTATCCTCATAACTCATGTCTTTCAGTTCTGGAACTTCAGCCAAGTTGTCTGATATGAGTAAATATACATCACAGtttgtagagagagagggctgtccgTTATCTTTCACTGATATAACAAGGTTCTGCTTCATACTGTCAGATTCAGCAATGTCCCGCTGTGCCCTGATCTCTCCGCTATGAAGACCAATAGTGAAAAGTCCAGAATCAATCGATTTCACGATGTGATATGAAAGCCACGCGTTTTGTCCAGAGTCAGCGTCCACAGCTATCACCTTGGAAACCAGGGACCCCGCCAGAGCAGCTTTGGGGACCATCTCAGTCATCAAGGAGTTCCCTGCTAGAGCAGGGTATAATATCTGGGGAGAGTTATCATTCTCATCTGTTATGAAGACACTCACTGACACGTTACTGCTGAGTGGAGGAGAACCATTGTCTCTGGCTACAACGTGGACCTTGAAGCTCCTAAACTGCTCATAATCAAATGCTCTCACAGCATGGATCACCCCCGTGTCTCCACTGATGGATAAAAATGAGGACACCGGAACACCGTTCACATCACTGTGCAATAGAGAATAGACCACCGTGCCGTTCTGTCTCCAGTCTGGGTCTCTGGCAGTAACAGAACACAAAGAGGAGCCAGGCGTGTTGTTTTCAGTCACGTAGGCGTTGTAGGATTGTTCGTCAAACCTAGGAGGGTTGTCGTTCACGTCTGACACAGATAAATGAATAGTCTTTGAGGAGGATAAAGGAGGAGTCCCTTCGTCCGTAGCAGTGATGGTTATGTTATAATCTGATATTATCTCACGGTCGAGTTCACTCGTTGTTACCAGAGAATAATAGTTTTTGATTGAGGGGTTTAATTTGAATGGAACATTTTGTTGAATGGAGCATCGGACCTGTCTATTCCCCCCAGAGTCTTTATCCTGTACGTTAATGATGCCCACCTCTCTGCCAGGTAACACATTCTCGGGAATTGGATTGGTCAGGGTTTTTATTAATATCACTGGTGCGTTATCGTTTACGTCAGCAATATCTATCAGTACTTTTGTGTATGACACCAAACCTGCACCATCTTTGGCGAGGACGCGCAACTCATAAATGGGCTGCTTCTCATAATCTATCGGTCCAGACAGTATTATAACCCCAGTTTTACTATCGAGGTGAAACAAATTATTCAACTCCTCAGAAACTCGACCTAGATCATATGTTACCTCGCCATTTGCCCCCTCGTCTACATCAGTTGCGCGGACTGTAGCTACTACAGTGCCCAACGGAGAATTTTCTGGTAGACTGACCTTATACACGTCCTGGCTAAATACTGGAATATTGTCGTTAGCATCCAACACAGTGACGTGTATAACCACAGTACCAGATCTCTGTGGAGTCCCACCGTCAACAGCAGTAAGTAACAACGTCACCTCCTGCTCTTGTTCTCGGTCCAGCTCTTTCTCTAACACTAACTCACCGTATTTTCCCCCATCTCGATTAGTATGAACATTCAAGACAAAATGGTCATTCCTTTGTAAAGAGTAGCTTTGAACTGCATTCTGACCTATATCTGCATCGTGGGCCTCATTAATGGGGAAACGTTCACCTCTATCAGCTGATTCCCTTATTTCCAATTTGATAACATCATCTGCAAACTGTGGTGAATTATCGTTCACATCCTGAATCTGAAGAGATATGCGATGCAATTCTAAAGGACTTTCAAGAACCATTTCATATTTGAGCCCACATGAAATCCTCGGACCGCAAAGCTGTTCCCTATCAATTATTTCAGCGACAACAAGATCTCCCGAATTCAGGTCAATGTCACAGAAGTGTTTAGTTCCATCCTCTTCTAAACGAGCTTTTCGAGCCGACAGTCTCTTAATATCCAACCCAAGATCCTTGGCTATATTTCCGACCACAGATCCGCGTTTCATCTCCTCTGGAATAGAATAGGTCATGTCGCCATTGCTGATGCGTATCAGGGATAGAAAAAAAGCCAGATGGAGGACAAAAGCTGAAACTGTAAATCCAATGTAGCCCATTTTCGatgtaaaaaacgaaaatatTCCAATTACAAGGTGAAAAAGATAATTATGCAATGTAGGCTACTACAAATATTGGCTAAGATAAATTACCCAACTGAAGAAATGAGGTCCTTTGGCCGACTGCTCCTCAGTGATAATGGCGCGGTAGGTTGTATCCGCCCTCTGAGTAATAAATTAGCGGGTTGAGAAGTGTAGGCTGCCTAACTTTTCTTAGCTGGTGAACAGCGACATCCTGAGTCATTAAAAAAACACCACACAATAGTTTTCTATCTTGTAATTATATATTCCTACAAATATAATGTAGCCTATAACTTCAGTTAAATACTAAATTGTTATACAGAAATATTGTAAATTAATGCTTGTGTGATGTATGAACTCCTTTTCATGAATCGGAACAGTCCCATAAGGTAAAAACATTGAGTTAACACTAGTCGCAACTTTCTCCTTTAAGCCAATTTAATGCACGGATTCCACTAGCTATCAACGTGTCCTCACTCAACAAACCAACATGTGGTGTTGTTCCCGTCTTCATTTGAGTTTGGCAGGATTTGAACTGATGTTGAAGTGAAGGAAAAAAGTTTAGTCGCTGTCCACGTGCCTGGTGCTGAATTCAAGCGTTGCTGGATTATCAATGGGGATGTTTCAGAACGCGACAACGCAATAGGCTTACATCTCAATCTACTCCAATATATTTATTGTGAAATGAGAAATTAGAAAAATGAATAATAACGTATCTATATGTCCATGTCAAGTTCTTATTTTTAAACGGATTTCATTTAAAAACTCAACATTGTCCTCCATTCAGTTACTCTAAAACAGAATAAGAAAACACGCTTAACCTACTGCATGTCAGAATTACTATGGGCGAATACAACAATCAGACTTCCATAAAGACGAATAACAGTTGCAGTGCCTGTTAAACATATGAATCAGAATGCCATAGACAAACTGTTTAAGCTTCTACCTAAATTATACTACTATCGAAAAAATAATTGTTGAACCTACATGGGGATGTAAAAAGACAAATCGAAAGATTTTGAGAATTGGTGTAGAGATCACAGCGATACACCAGCCTACTAAGAAATCCGGAAAAAATTAAGCCTACACAGTACTAAATTAAAATAAGAAACCGAAGGAAGTCTATAGGTTATTTTGTTTGAATGTGTACATCAAACTGTGAAAAACGAAGTGTAATTTAAACCAAAAAATAACATCCAACATCAGAACCTTGAGTATTTTTCCGATTACAGATCCGCGTTTCACCTGTTCTGGTATAGAATAGCTCACGTTTCCTTTGCTGATGTGTATGAAGACAAGGCAAAAAGAAAGACGAAAACCTCTTTCAAAAAACGTGCGGCCTTTGTAGGCCATCTTCAATGTCTAATAGCAATTAAGGCCAATTGTCCACAATCAATAGCCAAACGGAAGAAAGATTACAATGTCTAACCGCTTTTCAGTGAGAAATGGTAATGCGACCCGCTGTATGGAGCCTACACCCCCGTAGTAGGTGGAGGTATATAGTTAACTGTACTTAGCTGGTGGAAAGCGACATCATGAGTCTATCAGAAAAACAGCATGCTCGTAGGCTAATATTGTTTTCCGTGTGTCCTTCTTAGAATGTATCATATTCTCCAAACGCAGACGACTTTCCTAAAACATGAAAGATATAGGCTTCAAATCAGTGGTAACCTCGTCGTGACATGATCATGAGAAGACATGGATGAGGTACGCTATTAGGAGAAACGAACACAATATGCCTAAATAGTCACACAATAAGCCATTAGTAGACTAGTTGCAACATGTATTTTTCCTGGATAATAAAATATTTCAACCATCATGAAAACTGTCGTTTTCACTATCGATGTTTCGTTAGTCATCAAAATAACGCTAATTATTTCGCATTCTATCTTTGAGTTTTCGACCGTTAGACTTCAGGAGACTAAAACAGTGTCTACTGGTCCGGTGCTGAAATGGAGGCGACTGCAAAAGAACGGTAGGCAATGGGGATTTTAATGCACAACGCTGAACACACATCGATAACAATATG from Oncorhynchus kisutch isolate 150728-3 linkage group LG28, Okis_V2, whole genome shotgun sequence encodes:
- the LOC109873156 gene encoding protocadherin beta-16 isoform X27; protein product: MEYKGFSFSASMFGLPLFLILLHTSYGDVNYSVLEEMKRGSVVGNIAKDLGLDAKRLVYRKARLDVQGSSKRYCEINLNTGDMVIAEIIDREQLCGRRISCTLKYEMVLENPLELHNIILQVEDINDNSPQFGEGSVTFDIRESAVKGARFSVNPAHDADIGLNAVQSYTLQRNDHFSLAVHTNPGSEKYGELVLDTELDREQKQEVTLILTAVDGGTPQRSGTVVIHVTVLDANDNTPVFSENVYKVSVPENAPLGSLVVTVTAIDADEGANGEVTYGFGPISEELNKTFSLDPKTGDIRIAGQMDFEEESIHELRIKAKDGSGLTSFAKIFIEITDVNDNAPVISLTSLTNPIPENLLPGREVGIINVLDKDSGGNRQVRCSIQQNVPFKLNPSIKNYYSLVTTSELDRENISDYNITITATDEGSPPLSSSKTIHVSVSDVNDNPPVFEEQSYSAYVTENNKPGSSVCSVTARDPDWRQNGTVVYSLLPSGVNGVPVSSFLSINGDTGVIHAVRAFDYEQFRSFKVHVVARDNGSPPLSSNVTVSVFITDENDNSPQILYPAPAGNSLMTEMVPEAALAGSLVSKVIAVDADSGQNAWLSYHIVKSTDPGLFTVGLHSGEIRAQRDISESDSMKQNLVISVKDKGQPSLSTTCDVYFLISDNLAEIPELKDMAYEDSSKLTSYLIIALVSISTFFLTFIILILAVRFCRSRKPRMLFDGAVAIPSAYFPPNYAEVDGAGTLRSSYNYDAYLTTGSRTSDFKFVRSYNDSTLSADLTLKRSPTKLLEGSIIALNTAGEPIEQKPPNNDWRFTQQGQRPGPSGTYRYSTSTQQRWTPYGKARAGPHPEGAGGAIVGTGPWPNPPTEAEQLQALMAAANEVSEATATLGPRYNAQFPMQHVPDYRQNVYIPGSTATLTANPQQMMPQPALQGPPQAMPQVDVPNAAQTPASKKKSTKKDKK
- the LOC109873156 gene encoding protocadherin beta-16 isoform X44, producing MEYKGFSFSASMFGLPLFLILLHTSYGDVNYSVLEEMKRGSVVGNIAKDLGLDAKRLVYRKARLDVQGSSKRYCEINLNTGDMVIAEIIDREQLCGRRISCTLKYEMVLENPLELHNIILQVEDINDNSPQFGEGSVTFDIRESAVKGARFSVNPAHDADIGLNAVQSYTLQRNDHFSLAVHTNPGSEKYGELVLDTELDREQKQEVTLILTAVDGGTPQRSGTVVIHVTVLDANDNTPVFSENVYKVSVPENAPLGSLVVTVTAIDADEGANGEVTYGFGPISEELNKTFSLDPKTGDIRIAGQMDFEEESIHELRIKAKDGSGLTSFAKIFIEITDVNDNAPVISLTSLTNPIPENLLPGREVGIINVLDKDSGGNRQVRCSIQQNVPFKLNPSIKNYYSLVTTSELDRENISDYNITITATDEGSPPLSSSKTIHVSVSDVNDNPPVFEEQSYSAYVTENNKPGSSVCSVTARDPDWRQNGTVVYSLLPSGVNGVPVSSFLSINGDTGVIHAVRAFDYEQFRSFKVHVVARDNGSPPLSSNVTVSVFITDENDNSPQILYPAPAGNSLMTEMVPEAALAGSLVSKVIAVDADSGQNAWLSYHIVKSTDPGLFTVGLHSGEIRAQRDISESDSMKQNLVISVKDKGQPSLSTTCDVYFLISDNLAEIPELKDMAYEDSSKLTSYLIIALVSISTFFLTFIILILAVRFCRSRKPRMLFDGAVAIPSAYFPPNYAEVDGAGTLRSSYNYDAYLTTGSRTSDFKFVRSYNDSTLSADLTLKRSPTKLLEGSIIALNTAGEPIEQKPPNNDWRFTQQGQRPGPSGAGPHPEGAGGAIVGTGPWPNPPTEAEQLQALMAAANEVSEATATLGPRYNAQFPMQHVPDYRQNVYIPGSTATLTANPQQMMPQPALQGPPQAMPQVDVPNAAQTPASKKKSTKKDKK
- the LOC109873156 gene encoding protocadherin beta-16 isoform X12, with translation MEYKGFSFSASMFGLPLFLILLHTSYGDVNYSVLEEMKRGSVVGNIAKDLGLDAKRLVYRKARLDVQGSSKRYCEINLNTGDMVIAEIIDREQLCGRRISCTLKYEMVLENPLELHNIILQVEDINDNSPQFGEGSVTFDIRESAVKGARFSVNPAHDADIGLNAVQSYTLQRNDHFSLAVHTNPGSEKYGELVLDTELDREQKQEVTLILTAVDGGTPQRSGTVVIHVTVLDANDNTPVFSENVYKVSVPENAPLGSLVVTVTAIDADEGANGEVTYGFGPISEELNKTFSLDPKTGDIRIAGQMDFEEESIHELRIKAKDGSGLTSFAKIFIEITDVNDNAPVISLTSLTNPIPENLLPGREVGIINVLDKDSGGNRQVRCSIQQNVPFKLNPSIKNYYSLVTTSELDRENISDYNITITATDEGSPPLSSSKTIHVSVSDVNDNPPVFEEQSYSAYVTENNKPGSSVCSVTARDPDWRQNGTVVYSLLPSGVNGVPVSSFLSINGDTGVIHAVRAFDYEQFRSFKVHVVARDNGSPPLSSNVTVSVFITDENDNSPQILYPAPAGNSLMTEMVPEAALAGSLVSKVIAVDADSGQNAWLSYHIVKSTDPGLFTVGLHSGEIRAQRDISESDSMKQNLVISVKDKGQPSLSTTCDVYFLISDNLAEIPELKDMAYEDSSKLTSYLIIALVSISTFFLTFIILILAVRFCRSRKPRMLFDGAVAIPSAYFPPNYAEVDGAGTLRSSYNYDAYLTTGSRTSDFKFVRSYNDSTLSADLTLKRSPTKLLEGSIIALNTAGEPIEQKPPNNDWRFTQQGQRPGPSGQYRLVPHYSTQRSNNTGTTDRQNNGTYRYSTSTQQRWTPYGKARAGPHPEGAGGAIVGTGPWPNPPTEAEQLQALMAAANEVSEATATLGPRYNAQFPMQHVPDYRQNVYIPGSTATLTANPQQMMPQPALQGPPQAMPQVDVPNAAQTPASKKKSTKKDKK
- the LOC109873156 gene encoding protocadherin beta-16 isoform X50; translation: MGYIGFTVSAFVLHLAFFLSLIRISNGDMTYSIPEEMKRGSVVGNIAKDLGLDIKRLSARKARLEEDGTKHFCDIDLNSGDLVVAEIIDREQLCGPRISCGLKYEMVLESPLELHRISLQIQDVNDNSPQFADDVIKLEIRESADRGERFPINEAHDADIGQNAVQSYSLQRNDHFVLNVHTNRDGGKYGELVLEKELDREQEQEVTLLLTAVDGGTPQRSGTVVIHVTVLDANDNIPVFSQDVYKVSLPENSPLGTVVATVRATDVDEGANGEVTYDLGRVSEELNNLFHLDSKTGVIILSGPIDYEKQPIYELRVLAKDGAGLVSYTKVLIDIADVNDNAPVILIKTLTNPIPENVLPGREVGIINVQDKDSGGNRQVRCSIQQNVPFKLNPSIKNYYSLVTTSELDREIISDYNITITATDEGTPPLSSSKTIHLSVSDVNDNPPRFDEQSYNAYVTENNTPGSSLCSVTARDPDWRQNGTVVYSLLHSDVNGVPVSSFLSISGDTGVIHAVRAFDYEQFRSFKVHVVARDNGSPPLSSNVSVSVFITDENDNSPQILYPALAGNSLMTEMVPKAALAGSLVSKVIAVDADSGQNAWLSYHIVKSIDSGLFTIGLHSGEIRAQRDIAESDSMKQNLVISVKDNGQPSLSTNCDVYLLISDNLAEVPELKDMSYEDSSKLTSYLIVGLVSVSTFFLTFIILILAVRFCRSRKPRMLFDGAVAIPSAYLPPNYAEVDAAGTLRSSYNYDAYMTTGSRTSDFKFVRSYNDSTLPADQTLKKNLNEPLGENIITFNTLGECEQKPPNNDWRFTQQGQRPGPSGAGPHPEGAGGAIVGTGPWPNPPTEAEQLQALMAAANEVSEATATLGPRYNAQFPMQHVPDYRQNVYIPGSTATLTANPQQMMPQPALQGPPQAMPQVDVPNAAQTPASKKKSTKKDKK
- the LOC109873156 gene encoding protocadherin beta-16 isoform X17 encodes the protein MGYIGFTVSAFVLHLAFFLSLIRISNGDMTYSIPEEMKRGSVVGNIAKDLGLDIKRLSARKARLEEDGTKHFCDIDLNSGDLVVAEIIDREQLCGPRISCGLKYEMVLESPLELHRISLQIQDVNDNSPQFADDVIKLEIRESADRGERFPINEAHDADIGQNAVQSYSLQRNDHFVLNVHTNRDGGKYGELVLEKELDREQEQEVTLLLTAVDGGTPQRSGTVVIHVTVLDANDNIPVFSQDVYKVSLPENSPLGTVVATVRATDVDEGANGEVTYDLGRVSEELNNLFHLDSKTGVIILSGPIDYEKQPIYELRVLAKDGAGLVSYTKVLIDIADVNDNAPVILIKTLTNPIPENVLPGREVGIINVQDKDSGGNRQVRCSIQQNVPFKLNPSIKNYYSLVTTSELDREIISDYNITITATDEGTPPLSSSKTIHLSVSDVNDNPPRFDEQSYNAYVTENNTPGSSLCSVTARDPDWRQNGTVVYSLLHSDVNGVPVSSFLSISGDTGVIHAVRAFDYEQFRSFKVHVVARDNGSPPLSSNVSVSVFITDENDNSPQILYPALAGNSLMTEMVPKAALAGSLVSKVIAVDADSGQNAWLSYHIVKSIDSGLFTIGLHSGEIRAQRDIAESDSMKQNLVISVKDNGQPSLSTNCDVYLLISDNLAEVPELKDMSYEDSSKLTSYLIVGLVSVSTFFLTFIILILAVRFCRSRKPRMLFDGAVAIPSAYLPPNYAEVDAAGTLRSSYNYDAYMTTGSRTSDFKFVRSYNDSTLPADQTLKKNLNEPLGENIITFNTLGECEQKPPNNDWRFTQQGQRPGPSGQYRLVPHYSTQRSNNTGTTDRQNNGTYRYSTSTQQRWTPYGKARAGPHPEGAGGAIVGTGPWPNPPTEAEQLQALMAAANEVSEATATLGPRYNAQFPMQHVPDYRQNVYIPGSTATLTANPQQMMPQPALQGPPQAMPQVDVPNAAQTPASKKKSTKKDKK
- the LOC109873156 gene encoding protocadherin beta-16 isoform X31, with product MGYIGFTVSAFVLHLAFFLSLIRISNGDMTYSIPEEMKRGSVVGNIAKDLGLDIKRLSARKARLEEDGTKHFCDIDLNSGDLVVAEIIDREQLCGPRISCGLKYEMVLESPLELHRISLQIQDVNDNSPQFADDVIKLEIRESADRGERFPINEAHDADIGQNAVQSYSLQRNDHFVLNVHTNRDGGKYGELVLEKELDREQEQEVTLLLTAVDGGTPQRSGTVVIHVTVLDANDNIPVFSQDVYKVSLPENSPLGTVVATVRATDVDEGANGEVTYDLGRVSEELNNLFHLDSKTGVIILSGPIDYEKQPIYELRVLAKDGAGLVSYTKVLIDIADVNDNAPVILIKTLTNPIPENVLPGREVGIINVQDKDSGGNRQVRCSIQQNVPFKLNPSIKNYYSLVTTSELDREIISDYNITITATDEGTPPLSSSKTIHLSVSDVNDNPPRFDEQSYNAYVTENNTPGSSLCSVTARDPDWRQNGTVVYSLLHSDVNGVPVSSFLSISGDTGVIHAVRAFDYEQFRSFKVHVVARDNGSPPLSSNVSVSVFITDENDNSPQILYPALAGNSLMTEMVPKAALAGSLVSKVIAVDADSGQNAWLSYHIVKSIDSGLFTIGLHSGEIRAQRDIAESDSMKQNLVISVKDNGQPSLSTNCDVYLLISDNLAEVPELKDMSYEDSSKLTSYLIVGLVSVSTFFLTFIILILAVRFCRSRKPRMLFDGAVAIPSAYLPPNYAEVDAAGTLRSSYNYDAYMTTGSRTSDFKFVRSYNDSTLPADQTLKKNLNEPLGENIITFNTLGECEQKPPNNDWRFTQQGQRPGPSGTYRYSTSTQQRWTPYGKARAGPHPEGAGGAIVGTGPWPNPPTEAEQLQALMAAANEVSEATATLGPRYNAQFPMQHVPDYRQNVYIPGSTATLTANPQQMMPQPALQGPPQAMPQVDVPNAAQTPASKKKSTKKDKK